From one Lycium ferocissimum isolate CSIRO_LF1 chromosome 5, AGI_CSIRO_Lferr_CH_V1, whole genome shotgun sequence genomic stretch:
- the LOC132057290 gene encoding aquaporin PIP2-1-like: MGKDIEVGTEYAPKDYQDPPPAPLIDPEELGKWSFYRAIIAEFIATLLFLYITVLTVIGYKSQSDIDHNGDQCGGVGILGIAWAFGGMIFVLVYCTAGISGGHINPAVTFGLFLARKVSLVRAVMYIVAQCLGAICGCGLVKAFQKAYYVRYGGGANMLNDGYSTGTGLGAEIIGTFVLVYTVFAATDPKRNARDSHVPVLAPLPIGFAVFMVHLATIPVTGTGINPARSFGAAVIYGKDKAWDDQWIFWVGPFIGAAIAAFYHQFILRAGAVKALGSFRSNA; the protein is encoded by the exons ATGGGTAAAGACATTGAAGTTGGCACTGAATATGCACCAAAAGACTATCAAGACCCTCCACCAGCACCCTTAATAGACCCTGAAGAACTAGGAAAATGGTCATTTTACAGAGCCATAATTGCTGAATTCATAGCCACTTTGTTATTTCTCTACATCACTGTCCTTACTGTAATTGGCTACAAGAGCCAAAGTGACATTGACCATAATGGTGATCAATGTGGTGGTGTTGGCATTCTTGGAATTGCTTGGGCTTTCGGGGGCATGATTTTCGTACTTGTTTACTGCACTGCTGGTATTTCTGGTGGACACATTAACCCTGCTGTCACTTTCGGGCTTTTCTTGGCCCGAAAAGTGTCGTTGGTTCGGGCTGTTATGTACATTGTGGCTCAGTGTTTAGGAGCCATTTGTGGTTGTGGGTTGGTTAAGGCTTTTCAAAAGGCTTATTATGTTAGGTATGGTGGTGGTGCTAATATGTTGAATGATGGATATAGCACGGGTACTGGTTTGGGTGCTGAAATTATTGGAACTTTCGTTCTTGTTTACACTGTTTTTGCTGCTACTGATCCTAAGAGAAATGCCAGAGACTCTCATGTTCCT GTGTTGGCACCACTTCCAATTGGATTTgcggtgttcatggttcacttAGCAACAATTCCTGTTACTGGAACTGGTATTAACCCTGCTAGAAGTTTTGGGGCTGCTGTTATTTATGGCAAAGACAAAGCATgggatgaccaa TGGATATTTTGGGTTGGACCCTTTATTGGAGCTGCAATTGCTGCATTTTACCACCAGTTTATTTTGAGGGCTGGAGCTGTTAAAGCACTTGGTTCATTTAGGAGCAATGCCTAA
- the LOC132058523 gene encoding uncharacterized protein LOC132058523, whose amino-acid sequence MTFYSSATHLLAQMAKFNINQKSWMEVAVPAVLMAPNRISVSPQLETIFEEEDSDIYELLLGSGNCIFVPKDLSSLELN is encoded by the coding sequence ATGACATTCTATAGTTCTGCCACTCATTTGCTAGCTCAAATGGCAAAGTTTAATATTAACCAAAAGTCTTGGATGGAAGTTGCTGTTCCAGCTGTTCTAATGGCACCTAATAGAATTTCAGTTTCTCCTCAGCTTGAGACTATATTTGAAGAAGAGGATTCTGATATTTATGAGCTACTTTTGGGGTCGGGAAATTGtatttttgttcctaaagattTGAGTTCTCTAGAGTTGAATTAA
- the LOC132057288 gene encoding aquaporin PIP2-1-like, which produces MGKDIEVGTEYAPKDYQDPPPAPLIDPDELGKWSFYRAIIAEFIATLLFLYITVLTVIGYKSQSDIDHNGDQCGGVGILGIAWAFGGMIFVLVYCTAGISGGHINPAVTFGLFLARKVSLVRAIMYIVAQCLGAICGCGLVKAFQKAYYVRYGGGANMLNDGYSTGTGLGAEIIGTFVLVYTVFAATDPKRNARDSHVPVLAPLPIGFAVFMVHLATIPVTGTGINPARSFGAAVIYGKDKAWDDQWIFWVGPFIGAAIAAFYHQFILRAGAVKALGSFRSNA; this is translated from the exons ATGGGTAAAGACATTGAAGTTGGCACTGAATATGCCCCAAAGGACTACCAAGACCCACCACCTGCACCCTTAATTGACCCTGATGAACTAGGAAAATGGTCATTTTATAGAGCCATAATTGCAGAATTCATAGCCACTTTGTTATTTCTCTACATCACTGTCCTCACTGTAATTGGTTACAAGAGCCAAAGTGATATTGACCATAATGGTGATCAATGTGGTGGTGTTGGCATTCTTGGAATTGCTTGGGCTTTCGGGGGCATGATATTCGTGCTTGTTTACTGCACTGCTGGTATTTCTGGTGGACACATTAACCCTGCTGTCACTTTCGGGCTTTTCTTGGCTCGAAAAGTGTCGTTGGTTCGGGCTATTATGTACATTGTGGCTCAGTGTTTAGGAGCCATTTGTGGTTGTGGGTTGGTTAAGGCATTTCAAAAGGCTTATTATGTTAGGTATGGTGGTGGTGCTAACATGTTGAATGATGGATATAGCACGGGTACTGGTTTGGGTGCTGAAATTATTGGTACTTTCGTTCTTGTTTACACTGTTTTTGCTGCTACTGATCCTAAGAGGAATGCCAGAGACTCTCACGTCCCT GTGTTGGCACCACTTCCAATTGGATTTgccgtgtttatggttcactTGGCAACAATACCTGTTACTGGAACTGGAATTAACCCTGCTAGGAGTTTTGGGGCTGCTGTTATTTATGGCAAAGACAAAGCCTGGGATGACCAA TGGATATTCTGGGTTGGACCCTTTATTGGAGCTGCAATAGCTGCATTTTACCACCAGTTCATTTTGAGGGCTGGAGCTGTCAAAGCTCTTGGATCTTTCAGGAGCAACGCCTAA
- the LOC132057289 gene encoding aquaporin PIP2-1-like codes for MTKDIEVGTAYAPKDYQDPPPAPLIDPEELGKWSFYRAIIAEFIATLLFLYVTVLTVIGYKSQSDIDHNGDQCGGVGILGIAWAFGGMIFVLVYCTAGISGGHINPAVTFGLFLARKVSLVRAIMYIVAQCLGAICGCGLVKAFQKAYYVRYGGGANMLNDGYSTGTGLGAEIIGTFVLVYTVFAATDPKRNARDSHVPVLAPLPIGFAVFMVHLATIPVTGTGINPARSFGAAVIYGKDKAWDDQWIFWVGPFIGAAIAAFYHQFILRAGAVKALGSFRSNA; via the exons ATGACTAAGGACATTGAGGTAGGTACTGCTTATGCACCAAAAGACTACCAAGACCCTCCACCAGCACCCTTAATAGACCCTGAAGAACTAGGAAAGTGGTCATTTTATAGAGCAATAATTGCTGAATTCATAGCCACTTTATTATTTCTCTACGTCACTGTCCTTACTGTAATTGGCTACAAGAGCCAAAGTGATATTGACCATAATGGTGATCAATGTGGTGGTGTTGGCATTCTTGGAATTGCTTGGGCTTTCGGGGGCATGATTTTCGTACTTGTTTACTGCACTGCTGGTATTTCTGGAGGACACATTAACCCTGCTGTCACTTTCGGGCTTTTCTTGGCCCGAAAAGTGTCGTTGGTTCGGGCTATTATGTACATTGTGGCTCAGTGCTTAGGAGCCATTTGTGGTTGTGGGTTGGTTAAGGCTTTTCAAAAGGCTTATTATGTTAGGTATGGTGGTGGTGCTAATATGTTGAATGATGGATATAGCACGGGTACTGGTTTGGGTGCTGAAATTATTGGAACTTTCGTTCTTGTTTACACTGTTTTTGCTGCTACTGATCCTAAGAGAAATGCCAGAGACTCTCATGTTCCT GTGTTGGCGCCACTTCCAATTGGATTTGcggtgtttatggttcacctgGCAACAATACCTGTTACTGGAACTGGAATTAACCCTGCTAGGAGTTTTGGGGCTGCTGTTATTTATGGCAAAGACAAAGCCTgggatgaccaa TGGATATTTTGGGTTGGCCCCTTTATTGGAGCTGCAATAGCTGCATTTTACCACCAGTTTATTTTGAGGGCTGGAGCTGTTAAAGCACTTGGTTCATTCAGGAGCAATGCCTAA